GGATTCGACCGTGGTGTGCGTCCGATCGGCGACTGGTCGATGCGGACGACCTTGTCGATATTCTCCACGCCCGTAATCGTCTTGTGCGCCCCGGGTTCCTCGCGGGAACGGTAGAGCCGCTTGGCGATGGCTCGGTACAGGATGTCATTCACGAGCGTTGATTTCCCGGAGCCGGACACGCCGGTTACGACCGTAATTAAACCAAGCGGGAAGGTCACGTCAATGCTGCGCAGATTGTTTTCGTGCGCGCCCAATATGCTGATTACCTGCCCATTGGACTGTCGGCGCTCGTGCCGTACGGCAATGTGCTTCTTGCCCGAGATGTATTGCCCGGTCAGCGAATCGGGAGCGTTCTCAATCTCCTCCGGCGTGCCCGCTGCGACTACGGCACCGCCATGGCGTCCGGCGCGCGGGCCCAGATCGATGACGTAATCCGCGCGGCGAATCGTCTCTTCGTCGTGCTCCACTACTACCACCGTGTTGCCCAGGTCGCGCAAGGCCTCCAGCGAACGCAGCAAGCGGTCATTGTCGCGATGGTGCAACCCGATCGAGGGCTCGTCGAGCACGTAAAGCACGCCCCGCAACTTCGACCCAATCTGCGTTGCGAGTCGTATCCGCTGAACCTCACCTCCGGATAGCGTCTCTGCCGAGCGGCTCAGCGAGATATATCCGAGCCCAACTTCCAGCAAGAAGCGCAGGCGCTCGGCAATTTCGTGCACCACGCGTCCCGCAATCTGTCGCTCGCGCCCATTCAGACTGACTTTGTCGATGGCCTCAACGGCACGCGAAACCGGGAGCGTGGTGAAATCGGCGATAGACATGCCGTTCACTTTTACCGCGAGGCTCTCCGCGCGCAGCCGCTTCCCGTGGCACACAGGGCACGGTGTCGCCGACATGTAGTTCATCAGCCAATCGCGATAGCTGTCGGAAGTGCTGTCGTCGCTCTGCTGCTTGAGAAATGCGACGACGCCGCGGAAGCCGCCGCGCCGCTCGGAAGCACTCTGCGGGCCGTGCAGGATAAGCGTCTGCGTCGCTGCCGGCAATTGCTCGAACGGCAACGAGAGATCGAATTTGTAATCCTCCGCTGCCATTTTCAGCACATGCTGTAAATATGCCGAGCCGGAGCCCGGCCCAAGGCCGCCGTCCAGCAGCGGCTTCGACCAGTCCAGGATGAGCTTGGCGGGATCGAAGTCGTAGCGCGATCCCAGTCCGTTGCACTCTGGGCAAGCGCCGTAGACGGTATTGAAGCTGAACGAGCGCGGTTCCAGTTGTGGCACGCTGATGCCGCAATCCGGGCAGGCCAGCCGGGACGAATACATGTGCTCTTCGCCGCCGACGATCACCACCTGCACAAGGCCGCCGCCAAGCTTTATGGCGATATCCACCGAGTTGGCAAGGCGCTTTTCAATTCCCGGCTTAACCAGCAGACGATCGACAACGACCTCTATGGTGTGATTTTTGCGCTTGTCGAGCTTGATATCTTCTTCTATGTTGAGCAGTTCGCCGTCAATGCGCGCTCGCGTGAAGCCGTGTTGGGCGAGCTTTTCCAGTTCTTTCTTAAATTCGCCCTTGCGGCCGCGAACGATTGGCGCCAGCAGCATCACGCGCTCATCGCTTTTCAGCTCGAGCACGCGGGCTACGATCTGCTCCGCCGATTGTCGGGTGATCGCCTTACCGCACTGCGGGCAATGCGGCACTCCGACAGACGAATAGAGCAGGCGTAAATAGTCATAGATCTCAGTGATTGTCCCTACGGTCGAACGGGGGCTGCGCGATGTAGTCTTTTGCTCGATGGAGATAGATGGGCTTAGTCCGTCGATGGAGTCAACGTCCGGGCGTTCCATCTGGTCCAGGAATTGACGCGCATAGGCCGAGAGGGTTTCGACGTAGCGCCGCTGGCCCTCCGCATAGATCGTGTCGAACGCCAACGACGATTTGCCCGACCCGCTCAATCCGGTGATGACCGTGAGCGTGTTTCGAGGAATCACGACGTTGATGTTCTTCAGGTTGTGCTGGCGCGCGCCGCGCACCGTAATATTGGTAATGGCCATCAGTCAGGTTCTTTTACACCCCGCTTACCCCAAGCAGGACTTACCGAAAGGCCAAGGTGGGACTGTCTTGCAGCACAGTCGGCCATGTCCCTTCCGTTACGTGGACGGTTCCCTAGAGATGTCAGAGAGTAGGGAAGACAACTCGACACAGGTATCTTAGTTGGCAATAGCGGTGAGCGTCAAACAAGCGCATATATGATGGCGATGTTAGACGCGACGAATGCAACACGTTGACAGAAGAAGCAGTGGCAGCACGGCGGTGGGTGTCTACACATCTCATCGCAAGTAGAACTGCATCAATGAAGGTGAGACGAAATTGAATACTTTGCTTATGTCCGGGGCTCTTGTGATAACCATCATTCTGGCGCTCGCTATTGGGATTGGCAGCGGATACGGCGTCATCCTCGGAATCTTGTACGCGTTCAATCGCAACCGCGGCGAAAATACCCCTCCATCCCTGGTACCAAGCACAGGCGCCAGCGGCGACTGACACCAGCGCTCGGCGCGGCAACGCTGCCCCGCTTAAGGGATGCGCTGCTGGTTACGTCGCAATCATTTGACGCGTCATGGCAGGCATGGCGTCGTTTCTTTTGGCGCATAGTCGAACCACCCTGTGTTTCCGCCAAACACGAAACACAAGGTGTCTCCCCTTCGCGCCTTCGGCGCTCCAATCGACACGACGCTCTAGTTTGCCAACAATTTCTGCCGCCCTCGGCGGCTTGTCCTCCTCTAAAACCGAGAGTACCTGAGCCCGAAGGGCGCTAGTCCTGAGCCCAGGACGTAATCCTGGGTCAGCATATC
Above is a genomic segment from Clostridia bacterium containing:
- the uvrA gene encoding excinuclease ABC subunit UvrA, with product MAITNITVRGARQHNLKNINVVIPRNTLTVITGLSGSGKSSLAFDTIYAEGQRRYVETLSAYARQFLDQMERPDVDSIDGLSPSISIEQKTTSRSPRSTVGTITEIYDYLRLLYSSVGVPHCPQCGKAITRQSAEQIVARVLELKSDERVMLLAPIVRGRKGEFKKELEKLAQHGFTRARIDGELLNIEEDIKLDKRKNHTIEVVVDRLLVKPGIEKRLANSVDIAIKLGGGLVQVVIVGGEEHMYSSRLACPDCGISVPQLEPRSFSFNTVYGACPECNGLGSRYDFDPAKLILDWSKPLLDGGLGPGSGSAYLQHVLKMAAEDYKFDLSLPFEQLPAATQTLILHGPQSASERRGGFRGVVAFLKQQSDDSTSDSYRDWLMNYMSATPCPVCHGKRLRAESLAVKVNGMSIADFTTLPVSRAVEAIDKVSLNGRERQIAGRVVHEIAERLRFLLEVGLGYISLSRSAETLSGGEVQRIRLATQIGSKLRGVLYVLDEPSIGLHHRDNDRLLRSLEALRDLGNTVVVVEHDEETIRRADYVIDLGPRAGRHGGAVVAAGTPEEIENAPDSLTGQYISGKKHIAVRHERRQSNGQVISILGAHENNLRSIDVTFPLGLITVVTGVSGSGKSTLVNDILYRAIAKRLYRSREEPGAHKTITGVENIDKVVRIDQSPIGRTPRSNPATYTGVFTNIRDLYAMLPESRERGYKAGRFSFNIAGGRCEACQGEGERRIEMNFLPDVYVLCEVCGGKRYNHETLAVKYKGYSIADLLETPIADVLPILESIPQVRQKLQTLVDVGLGYIHLGQSSVTLSGGEAQRIKLARELSKRQTGRTLYLLDEPTTGLHFEDVNKLLDVLHRLTDLGNSIIIIEHNMDVIRNADWIIDLGPEGGEDGGRIVAQGTPEQVARVKKSYTGQALAEALKNKQPATNNK